The proteins below are encoded in one region of Neorhodopirellula lusitana:
- the uvrA gene encoding excinuclease ABC subunit UvrA, whose amino-acid sequence MTVKKPKKTKKTGRKKVAPAIDAAPPIRLQGCRVNNLKGIDVDIPRGKLVVVCGLSGSGKTSLALDTLYAEGQRCYIESFSAYTRQYLARLEKPDCDSITGIPPAIAVTRASAVKNNRSTVATATEIAEHIRLLFAKAANLVCYSCGTNVSVDSPQSIAAEMVSPESNIRRAIVGFEVWLPNRAAASEILLALQQEGYLRLILKGETFRLSDEDRQPLAKRIGSRGVTAIVVVDRLSGDSELPRWTESLETAMGEGNGRAIVLSDSSTPDNESDNATFVEVDGRSTRSRIVSDRRRCDHCDIDYPDPVPRLFNFNHPLGACSTCEGFGDVLLTDMNRVVPDPSKTIREGAIAPWNTPSYHHELEELLALADDYKIPVDIPFSKLNKTALKKIHAGIPDRHFGGLNGFFAWLDRKKYKMHIRVFAARFRSYKTCPECEGKRLKPEALAYQIAGRNISELLAMQCDQLDRFLETWSVLDDTPPLSSGQAASAVHEAPVSYTGSSALETLARTDRQRQSSIAKEPTRQVRDRLRFLDAVGLSYLQLNRTLRTLSGGETQRIALTSALGSTLVGMLYVLDEPTAGLHRDDVTNLIRTILQLRDRGNTVVAVEHNAQLVAAADHVIEIGPGAGAGGGELTFEGTPEAMIQSEDSLTGEYLADDSLEHTYKAKPRKPTSLLKLKGASGHNLKNIDVDFPLGSLCVVTGRSGSGKSTLIHDTLFGAVTIGLANRRGDVPPADTANTLPFNSLQGVDKIEDCLLVDQSPISRSPRSCPVTFAKAFDEIRKAFADTVDARIRNFKPGHFSFNSAAGQCATCEGAGVQTVDMQFLADVSMRCPECKGRRYRDEVLQVRYRDRTIADVLEMSVRDAYQFFRTMPKAQARLKRLIDVGLDYVTLGQPATTLSSGEAQRLKLAAFLAGSTKKRTLFLMDEPTTGLHFADIERLIGCFDALIADGHSLIVIEHHPMLVAAADWIIDIGPGAADAGGQVVFSGPPTSR is encoded by the coding sequence ATGACGGTCAAAAAGCCGAAAAAAACGAAGAAAACCGGGCGTAAGAAAGTGGCACCGGCAATTGATGCCGCCCCGCCAATCCGCCTGCAAGGCTGCCGGGTCAATAACCTGAAAGGGATCGACGTCGACATCCCCCGTGGAAAACTGGTCGTTGTTTGTGGCTTATCGGGAAGTGGGAAAACCTCGCTGGCTCTCGACACGCTCTATGCCGAAGGCCAACGCTGCTACATCGAGAGTTTTTCGGCCTACACCCGGCAGTATTTGGCTCGCCTGGAAAAACCTGACTGCGACTCGATCACCGGCATCCCACCAGCGATCGCCGTCACCCGAGCCTCCGCCGTCAAGAACAACCGCAGCACCGTAGCGACCGCCACCGAAATCGCCGAACACATTCGACTGCTGTTTGCCAAAGCGGCTAACCTGGTTTGCTATTCGTGCGGAACGAACGTCAGTGTCGACAGCCCGCAAAGCATCGCCGCTGAAATGGTGTCTCCCGAATCGAATATCCGACGAGCCATCGTGGGGTTCGAAGTCTGGTTGCCCAACCGAGCCGCCGCCAGTGAAATCTTGTTAGCCCTGCAACAGGAAGGCTACCTGCGACTCATTCTGAAAGGAGAAACCTTCCGGCTGTCGGACGAAGACCGCCAGCCGCTCGCCAAACGCATCGGCAGCCGGGGTGTCACCGCGATCGTCGTCGTCGATCGACTCTCCGGCGATAGCGAACTGCCTCGCTGGACCGAGTCCCTGGAAACCGCCATGGGCGAAGGTAACGGACGAGCAATCGTCCTGTCGGACTCATCGACACCCGACAACGAATCCGATAACGCGACGTTTGTAGAGGTCGACGGACGCTCGACGAGGTCTCGAATCGTTAGCGATCGTCGCCGCTGCGATCATTGCGATATCGACTATCCCGATCCAGTTCCGCGATTGTTCAATTTCAATCATCCGCTCGGCGCCTGCTCGACCTGTGAAGGCTTCGGCGATGTCCTACTAACCGACATGAACCGAGTCGTTCCCGATCCCAGCAAAACCATTCGCGAAGGAGCCATCGCGCCGTGGAACACTCCTTCGTATCACCACGAACTCGAGGAACTGTTGGCACTCGCCGACGACTACAAGATCCCGGTAGACATTCCTTTTTCGAAGCTCAACAAGACAGCGTTGAAAAAGATTCACGCAGGCATTCCGGATCGTCATTTCGGAGGACTCAATGGATTCTTCGCGTGGCTGGATCGCAAAAAATACAAGATGCACATTCGCGTCTTCGCGGCCCGATTTCGAAGCTACAAGACATGCCCCGAATGCGAAGGGAAACGACTCAAACCCGAAGCCCTCGCCTACCAAATCGCCGGCCGAAACATATCGGAACTGCTAGCCATGCAGTGCGATCAACTGGACAGGTTCTTGGAAACCTGGTCCGTACTGGATGACACTCCGCCACTCTCTTCAGGGCAAGCAGCCTCTGCTGTGCACGAAGCCCCTGTTTCTTACACGGGTTCATCCGCACTCGAAACACTCGCCCGCACCGATCGCCAACGGCAAAGTTCGATCGCCAAAGAGCCCACTCGCCAAGTCCGTGATCGCTTGCGTTTTCTCGATGCCGTAGGCCTTAGTTACCTGCAACTCAACCGCACCCTCCGAACACTTTCCGGTGGCGAGACCCAGCGGATCGCTCTGACGTCGGCGCTAGGCAGCACACTGGTCGGCATGCTTTACGTACTCGATGAACCGACAGCGGGCCTGCATCGTGACGACGTGACCAACCTGATTCGAACCATCCTACAGCTACGTGATCGTGGCAATACCGTGGTCGCTGTGGAACACAACGCGCAGTTGGTTGCCGCTGCCGATCATGTAATCGAAATTGGGCCCGGTGCGGGTGCCGGCGGCGGTGAGCTAACTTTTGAGGGCACGCCCGAAGCGATGATCCAGTCCGAAGACTCGCTTACAGGAGAGTATTTGGCTGACGATTCACTAGAACACACCTACAAGGCGAAGCCACGGAAACCGACCTCACTGCTGAAACTTAAAGGCGCGTCGGGACACAACCTCAAGAACATTGATGTCGACTTTCCGCTGGGATCACTCTGCGTGGTCACCGGCCGCAGTGGCAGTGGAAAGAGCACACTCATTCATGACACCCTGTTCGGGGCCGTCACAATTGGCTTGGCTAACCGACGCGGCGACGTACCGCCCGCCGATACCGCGAACACCCTGCCCTTCAATAGTTTGCAAGGTGTCGACAAAATCGAAGACTGTTTGTTAGTCGATCAATCGCCGATCAGCCGCAGCCCACGAAGTTGCCCGGTTACCTTTGCCAAAGCATTCGATGAAATTCGCAAGGCATTTGCGGATACCGTCGACGCAAGAATTCGCAACTTCAAACCTGGCCACTTCAGTTTCAACTCCGCTGCCGGACAATGTGCGACCTGCGAAGGCGCTGGGGTGCAAACCGTCGACATGCAGTTCCTCGCCGACGTTTCGATGCGATGCCCCGAGTGTAAAGGTCGCCGCTATCGAGACGAAGTCTTGCAGGTCCGCTACCGCGATCGAACCATCGCCGATGTTTTGGAAATGAGCGTCCGCGACGCCTACCAGTTTTTCCGAACGATGCCGAAAGCCCAAGCCAGACTCAAACGCCTGATTGACGTTGGGCTGGACTACGTCACCCTCGGTCAACCCGCGACGACCTTGTCCAGCGGCGAAGCACAACGCTTAAAACTAGCTGCCTTCCTGGCTGGCTCCACCAAGAAACGAACCCTCTTCTTGATGGACGAGCCGACCACCGGCTTGCACTTCGCCGACATCGAACGACTAATCGGTTGCTTTGATGCCTTGATCGCTGACGGCCATTCACTGATTGTGATCGAGCACCATCCGATGCTGGTCGCCGCCGCCGATTGGATCATCGATATCGGCCCCGGTGCCGCCGACGCAGGAGGCCAAGTCGTCTTCAGCGGCCCGCCAACGTCCCGATAA
- a CDS encoding organic solvent tolerance protein OstA yields MMVVAASGCSPVVAGDAIVANSGAKTVDHESIFVAGNTVYRWRNSQGGQDCTLVRGDCVLKHEGKRFLAEQVFLVVDGQGDTVGVHLLMDRVRVGESQSTHNPIVAHLQLDQPPRIEAQNYRGETEVPIAWWSKLNLAGPTSVANASQSNAAAQQSVMATPMRLPDPGAVMPVQYVESPGTLPQGGRVLDAPYFEAPESEAMPFAPPVTGYSPQGTPQGGIPSYSNSQSSNSPYTNSQYSGSPYSSSQFPSSPSPNPMPLGGPPPVMPLPDAPILTEDGGTTGGWQFLVGGGSRSVELLSRGASQPAQFETINRVESNETIVIARGGVTVLVRDITVQAPDGITFDLGTVSVSADRIVAWLPTLGDILTGAADASNAEGEMYLEGDIVFRQGDRIIYAESMYYNVTREVGVVLDAEAITSIPEYQGTVRVKAEQMRQIARDNYVATNAAVTSSRMGVPRYWLQSQQLQLTQRPVAKLDPFTGQAVADTEPYVSSGGNFVYMAGVPVLYWPRFTTPLRKPTFYLTGADVKSDSIFGTQVLLEWDLFQLLGLANTPDGVESILLTDYLSDRGPAIGSRTTYDMPSLFGFSGPVKGEYDSYLIDDSGLDVLGSGRRDLQPEETLRGRTTLRHRHHLSSDWEFIAELGYLSDRNFLEQYFEQDWDSDPDATTGLRLRRYAGSQLFDLNFNIQINDFYQETENLPSLNHHALGGSLLGDRLTWSMKNEVGYARLNPADTPDDPVIAAVTAVLPGEVEREGIVAGTRQEISMPLQAGPVKVVPFAIGEASHYGEDISGQDLTRLWGGGGIRANLPLSRFDQTIQSSLLNVRGLAHKIDLSAEYFYADSDTNYEQLPYYDPLDDNAQEEFRRFFTFDTFGGLLPDQYDPRNYALRQGIQRFVTSPSSTIADDTQQLRLGMKHRFQTKRGLPGRERIVDLFRFDMETILYPDEARDNFGESLGPTIFDAQYNLGDRVTLLSDGYLDFFDDGLRSLSAGIRTSRPGLGDFYVGLLSLEGPISSTVLRTSLDHRLNEKWIVSAGNTYDFGEAGNVGQSFGLTRIGESFLVQIGAKVDSGRDNTSFGFMVEPRFLSLGKLGSLGGQMIAPPGVEGIE; encoded by the coding sequence ATGATGGTTGTGGCGGCGAGCGGTTGTTCGCCTGTCGTTGCGGGGGACGCGATTGTCGCCAATTCCGGTGCAAAGACGGTTGATCACGAGTCGATTTTTGTTGCTGGTAACACCGTTTATCGCTGGCGGAATTCCCAGGGTGGTCAAGACTGCACGCTTGTCCGTGGCGATTGTGTGTTGAAGCACGAGGGCAAACGGTTCCTCGCCGAGCAGGTCTTTTTGGTGGTTGACGGTCAAGGCGATACGGTCGGCGTTCATCTCTTGATGGACCGAGTTCGTGTCGGCGAATCTCAGTCCACGCACAATCCGATTGTTGCGCATTTGCAGCTTGATCAACCGCCTCGTATCGAAGCACAGAACTATCGGGGTGAGACCGAGGTGCCGATTGCTTGGTGGTCCAAGCTTAACCTAGCCGGTCCGACTTCGGTCGCAAACGCAAGTCAATCTAACGCGGCGGCACAGCAGTCGGTTATGGCAACTCCGATGCGGCTTCCCGATCCGGGAGCGGTCATGCCGGTGCAGTACGTTGAGTCACCAGGAACGCTTCCGCAGGGCGGGCGAGTCCTTGATGCACCGTATTTCGAGGCACCTGAATCGGAAGCGATGCCGTTTGCACCACCGGTGACGGGTTACTCTCCACAGGGGACGCCGCAAGGTGGGATTCCGTCCTATTCCAATTCACAGTCTTCGAATTCACCTTATACCAACTCGCAGTATTCCGGCTCACCCTATTCCAGTTCGCAGTTCCCCAGTTCACCGTCGCCTAACCCGATGCCACTTGGCGGTCCGCCGCCTGTGATGCCACTGCCGGATGCACCGATCTTAACTGAGGACGGTGGAACCACTGGCGGGTGGCAGTTTCTTGTCGGCGGTGGATCTCGCAGCGTGGAGTTGTTGTCGCGAGGTGCGTCCCAACCGGCCCAATTCGAGACCATCAATCGCGTTGAGAGCAACGAAACCATTGTGATTGCTCGGGGCGGCGTGACTGTTCTGGTTCGAGACATTACTGTTCAGGCACCCGATGGCATCACTTTTGATCTGGGGACCGTGTCCGTCTCGGCGGATCGGATTGTGGCTTGGTTGCCAACGCTTGGCGATATCTTGACCGGAGCGGCGGATGCTTCCAATGCCGAAGGCGAGATGTATCTGGAGGGAGACATCGTTTTCCGGCAAGGGGATCGAATCATCTATGCTGAGTCGATGTACTACAACGTGACACGCGAAGTCGGCGTGGTTTTGGATGCAGAGGCGATTACCTCGATTCCAGAGTATCAGGGAACCGTGCGAGTGAAGGCGGAACAGATGCGCCAGATCGCTCGTGACAATTATGTTGCGACGAATGCGGCGGTCACCAGCAGTCGGATGGGTGTGCCGCGGTACTGGTTGCAAAGTCAACAACTGCAATTGACCCAACGGCCGGTTGCCAAGCTCGACCCGTTTACCGGCCAGGCTGTGGCTGATACGGAACCGTACGTTTCTAGCGGTGGCAACTTTGTTTACATGGCGGGTGTGCCGGTGCTTTACTGGCCAAGATTTACCACGCCGCTGCGGAAGCCAACGTTCTATTTGACCGGGGCCGACGTAAAGAGTGATAGTATTTTCGGGACCCAGGTATTGCTGGAGTGGGATCTGTTTCAACTGCTTGGCTTGGCGAACACACCCGATGGTGTTGAGTCAATCTTGCTGACGGATTACTTGAGTGACCGAGGGCCTGCGATTGGCAGTCGCACGACGTATGACATGCCCAGTCTGTTTGGTTTTTCGGGGCCAGTGAAGGGCGAGTACGACAGTTACTTGATCGACGATTCGGGGCTGGATGTACTGGGCAGTGGACGCCGTGATCTACAACCCGAAGAGACGCTTCGTGGGCGAACGACGTTACGGCATCGACATCATCTGTCCAGCGATTGGGAATTCATCGCCGAATTGGGTTACCTAAGCGATCGCAACTTTTTGGAACAGTACTTCGAACAGGATTGGGACAGTGATCCGGACGCGACGACGGGGTTGCGATTGCGTCGTTATGCGGGGTCCCAGCTTTTCGATTTGAACTTCAATATTCAAATCAATGACTTCTATCAGGAAACAGAAAATTTGCCTTCGCTGAACCATCACGCGTTGGGTGGCTCACTGTTGGGCGATCGCTTGACCTGGTCGATGAAAAACGAAGTTGGTTACGCGAGACTGAATCCTGCGGACACGCCTGACGATCCGGTGATTGCCGCTGTCACAGCGGTGCTTCCTGGTGAAGTTGAGCGTGAAGGAATTGTCGCGGGAACCCGTCAAGAAATATCCATGCCACTTCAAGCGGGGCCTGTGAAGGTGGTGCCCTTCGCGATCGGTGAGGCGTCTCACTATGGCGAAGACATCAGTGGTCAAGATTTGACTCGTTTGTGGGGCGGCGGCGGTATTCGTGCCAACCTACCGTTGTCGCGATTTGATCAAACGATTCAAAGCAGCTTGCTGAATGTACGAGGCTTGGCGCACAAAATCGATTTGTCAGCGGAGTATTTCTATGCGGACAGCGATACCAACTACGAACAGCTACCCTACTACGATCCGCTCGACGATAACGCTCAAGAGGAATTTCGTCGGTTCTTCACGTTCGACACCTTTGGTGGTTTGTTGCCGGATCAGTATGATCCGCGAAACTACGCGCTGCGTCAGGGGATCCAACGGTTTGTCACGAGTCCGAGTAGCACGATTGCAGATGACACCCAACAACTGCGTTTGGGGATGAAGCATCGATTCCAAACGAAGCGTGGCTTGCCAGGGCGTGAGCGTATCGTGGACCTGTTCCGATTTGACATGGAGACTATCCTTTACCCGGACGAGGCGCGAGACAACTTTGGGGAATCCCTTGGTCCAACGATCTTTGATGCTCAGTACAACCTGGGTGATCGGGTGACCTTGTTGAGTGACGGCTACCTTGATTTCTTTGACGATGGACTGCGATCTTTGAGTGCAGGAATTCGGACTAGCCGACCTGGGCTGGGCGATTTCTATGTTGGACTCTTATCATTGGAAGGCCCGATCAGCAGCACGGTTTTAAGAACAAGCTTGGATCATCGACTCAATGAAAAGTGGATCGTGTCGGCCGGGAATACCTATGACTTTGGCGAAGCAGGAAACGTCGGGCAATCGTTTGGCCTAACGCGAATTGGTGAGTCCTTCTTGGTTCAGATTGGGGCCAAGGTTGATAGTGGTCGCGACAACACAAGCTTTGGATTCATGGTCGAACCGCGATTCTTGTCGCTCGGAAAACTAGGAAGCTTGGGCGGACAGATGATTGCACCGCCTGGTGTTGAAGGCATTGAATAG
- a CDS encoding 3-keto-disaccharide hydrolase has product MTSETLMAQSDAKEAGTSKSVADKPIAKTGEAEVSEAESAQAKPGKQTTSKDAEKPAVDDKPAGNPKPKAEAETEQPATATSMEDPSLEQEWIAKGVWLSPPQDGPAARDFSLVGEYLGEIGAGEEESQLWGIQVRALGDGAFEARGYVGGLPGQDGASEDEMMVLIGRRSGDTLVLSGGPWAMFAGPDQCRVINAEGEQLGTLPRANRASRTLGAKAPEGAMVLFDGSGTDQFVNGRLTPGGLLRQGADIQFMLNDFDLHVEFRIPHMPKFLEQQRGNSGLYLQSRYECQILDSFGAARVFNGLGALYRHRKADVNMALPPLVWQTYDVHFTAARFGANGKKLRNAQVTSWVNGVMVQDSQELPGPTGHGQPESPTLLPTKLQDHKDPIRYRNVWVVDRGLASGVPFPQMAGEDDSDQ; this is encoded by the coding sequence ATGACCTCTGAAACGCTGATGGCTCAGTCCGATGCGAAGGAAGCGGGGACGAGCAAGTCAGTAGCGGACAAGCCCATCGCCAAGACAGGTGAAGCTGAGGTCTCTGAAGCTGAGTCGGCCCAAGCGAAGCCAGGGAAGCAGACCACGTCGAAGGACGCAGAGAAACCCGCCGTTGACGATAAGCCGGCTGGTAATCCCAAGCCGAAAGCTGAAGCGGAAACCGAGCAACCTGCTACCGCCACCAGCATGGAAGACCCTTCTTTAGAACAAGAGTGGATCGCCAAAGGTGTTTGGCTTTCGCCGCCCCAGGATGGACCGGCAGCCCGCGATTTTTCACTGGTGGGTGAATACCTTGGTGAGATCGGAGCTGGCGAAGAGGAATCGCAGCTTTGGGGAATCCAAGTTCGGGCACTGGGTGACGGAGCATTTGAGGCTCGCGGTTATGTCGGTGGCTTGCCCGGCCAAGATGGAGCCTCCGAAGATGAAATGATGGTTTTGATTGGCCGTCGGAGCGGTGACACGTTGGTTCTGTCCGGTGGGCCTTGGGCGATGTTCGCGGGACCAGATCAATGTCGAGTGATCAACGCCGAGGGTGAGCAACTCGGGACGCTTCCGCGTGCGAATCGTGCGAGCCGGACTCTTGGTGCCAAGGCTCCCGAAGGAGCGATGGTGCTGTTCGATGGCAGTGGTACGGACCAGTTCGTCAATGGTCGACTAACGCCGGGTGGTTTGTTGCGTCAGGGAGCTGACATTCAATTCATGCTGAACGATTTCGATCTGCACGTTGAGTTCCGCATCCCTCACATGCCAAAGTTCTTGGAACAACAACGGGGCAACAGTGGTTTGTACTTGCAAAGCCGCTATGAGTGTCAGATCTTGGATTCGTTTGGTGCGGCTCGTGTCTTCAATGGTTTGGGGGCTCTTTATCGTCACCGTAAGGCGGACGTGAACATGGCGTTGCCACCCTTGGTTTGGCAAACCTATGACGTGCACTTCACGGCGGCGCGATTTGGTGCGAACGGCAAGAAGCTAAGAAACGCTCAAGTCACTTCCTGGGTTAACGGCGTGATGGTCCAGGATTCACAGGAGTTGCCAGGGCCAACTGGGCACGGACAGCCTGAATCACCGACGTTGCTTCCAACCAAACTTCAGGATCACAAGGATCCGATCCGATACCGCAATGTGTGGGTCGTTGACCGAGGCTTGGCGAGTGGGGTTCCGTTTCCTCAGATGGCCGGCGAAGACGATTCGGATCAGTAA
- a CDS encoding diacylglycerol kinase: MPDKHDGCEEPLSPDRRAEREAEQAGRLWKKNRQTWAAKFGVAISGLTWSVKNHNSFRVHIVATFLAIAVAAGLRVEWWQWAAIVVVTGGVWTAELLNTAIETLVLVMHPQHDERIGRALDAAAAGVLVASVTAIAVGLIVLGPDLYERVWAFVK; the protein is encoded by the coding sequence ATGCCGGACAAACACGATGGTTGCGAGGAACCTCTGTCACCAGATCGAAGAGCAGAACGAGAGGCTGAGCAGGCTGGCCGCTTGTGGAAAAAGAACCGGCAAACTTGGGCCGCGAAATTCGGTGTGGCGATCAGTGGTCTGACTTGGTCGGTCAAGAATCACAACAGCTTTCGGGTGCACATCGTTGCCACGTTCTTGGCGATTGCAGTCGCCGCTGGATTGCGGGTTGAATGGTGGCAATGGGCTGCCATCGTTGTTGTGACTGGTGGCGTTTGGACGGCTGAACTACTGAACACCGCGATTGAAACACTGGTGTTGGTCATGCACCCACAGCACGATGAAAGAATTGGCCGGGCTCTCGATGCCGCTGCTGCTGGCGTACTGGTCGCCTCAGTCACCGCGATTGCGGTGGGCCTGATCGTCCTGGGGCCAGACCTCTATGAAAGAGTCTGGGCGTTTGTCAAATGA
- a CDS encoding class II aldolase/adducin family protein, which produces MQNLHQIKQDMCDIGRRIYNRQFAAANDGNITVRVSENEVLCTPTLHCKGFLKPDDISLVDMTGKQLSGRKKRSSEALLHLEIYKQRDDIRSVVHCHPPHATAFAIAREPIPQCILPEVEVFLGDVPITKYETPGGQAFADTIIPYVNKTNVMILANHGTVSYGESVEQAYWWTEILDSYCRMLMLAKQLGNVSYLNEEKSRELLDLKDKWGYKDPRNTADFKDCDICANDIFRDSWADTGVERRAFPAPPPIKSTGDASSNGKPALPAGVDEAQLVKAITDEVIRQMSK; this is translated from the coding sequence ATGCAAAATCTTCATCAAATCAAACAGGACATGTGCGACATCGGACGTCGTATCTACAACCGCCAATTCGCAGCGGCCAACGATGGAAACATTACCGTCCGCGTCAGTGAAAACGAAGTGCTTTGCACACCAACGTTGCATTGCAAGGGCTTCCTGAAGCCCGACGACATCTCGCTAGTCGACATGACGGGCAAGCAATTGTCGGGACGTAAGAAACGATCCAGCGAAGCACTCTTGCACTTGGAAATCTACAAGCAACGCGACGACATCCGCAGCGTTGTCCACTGCCACCCACCGCACGCCACTGCATTCGCGATCGCTCGCGAGCCAATTCCTCAGTGCATCTTGCCGGAAGTGGAAGTCTTCTTGGGCGACGTTCCAATCACCAAGTATGAAACACCTGGCGGGCAAGCTTTCGCCGACACCATCATCCCTTACGTCAATAAGACCAACGTGATGATCCTGGCCAACCACGGCACCGTATCTTACGGCGAGTCGGTTGAGCAAGCTTACTGGTGGACTGAAATCCTAGACTCGTACTGCCGCATGCTGATGCTGGCCAAGCAACTCGGCAACGTGTCGTACTTGAACGAAGAAAAGTCACGCGAGCTTTTGGACTTGAAGGACAAGTGGGGCTACAAAGATCCTCGTAACACCGCCGACTTCAAAGATTGCGATATCTGCGCCAACGACATCTTCCGTGACTCCTGGGCTGACACCGGCGTTGAGCGTCGTGCCTTCCCAGCACCTCCCCCAATCAAGTCGACCGGCGACGCGTCCAGCAATGGCAAGCCAGCTCTCCCCGCCGGTGTGGACGAAGCTCAACTTGTCAAAGCGATCACCGACGAAGTGATTCGTCAAATGTCTAAGTAG
- a CDS encoding EutN/CcmL family microcompartment protein encodes MKIARVVGNTTLCRMHPGMQASRLRCIEVVGTTGDIDNLTPGGDLIVAWDLCGSSEGDLVALAEGPESAAPFKPDVKPIDASIVAILDHCEITAPS; translated from the coding sequence ATGAAAATAGCGCGCGTGGTTGGCAACACCACTTTGTGTCGAATGCATCCTGGGATGCAAGCCTCTCGCTTGCGTTGCATCGAAGTTGTTGGCACCACCGGTGATATCGACAACCTGACCCCCGGCGGCGATCTGATCGTCGCTTGGGACCTATGCGGCTCCAGCGAAGGTGACTTAGTCGCCTTAGCCGAGGGCCCCGAGTCAGCCGCTCCTTTCAAGCCAGATGTCAAACCGATCGACGCGTCCATCGTGGCGATTCTTGACCACTGTGAAATCACCGCTCCCAGTTAG
- a CDS encoding lactate/malate dehydrogenase family protein — MKVSIIGGGGLVGSCAAYALQCGGLANEIALLDVNEELAVGHALDLQHGSPSIANQTFAGGGYEHIPSSDIICITAGLRRKPDESRLDLINRNTDLFVDILRNIKAAGTKPDAIILVVSNPVDILTYVAADMLGLPQQQVIGLGTQLDTIRFCSLIADELKAPPTQTKAIILGEHGETMVPIWSSATIAGLPLDKYPGWNPSLAGQLFTRTRGSGAEVIKRKGGAGFAVGVAIRDCVNAIILDTQSVLPISSIQNGCYGIRDVALSVPTVLGRTGVQATMEIDLWPKEVQGLRQSGAALRKTLDTVMQRVR; from the coding sequence ATGAAAGTATCCATCATCGGCGGCGGTGGCCTGGTCGGTTCCTGTGCAGCCTACGCGTTACAGTGTGGCGGACTCGCCAACGAAATCGCACTTCTCGATGTGAACGAAGAACTCGCTGTCGGCCATGCACTGGACCTTCAACACGGCAGTCCCAGCATCGCCAATCAAACCTTCGCTGGTGGCGGCTACGAGCACATTCCTAGCTCCGACATCATCTGCATCACCGCTGGATTGCGTCGTAAGCCAGACGAGTCGCGACTGGATCTGATCAATCGCAATACCGATCTGTTCGTCGACATTCTTCGCAACATCAAAGCGGCTGGCACCAAGCCTGACGCAATCATTTTGGTTGTTAGCAATCCTGTCGACATCCTGACTTACGTCGCAGCCGACATGCTTGGTCTGCCACAGCAACAAGTCATCGGTCTTGGAACTCAGCTTGATACCATTCGCTTCTGTTCACTAATCGCAGATGAACTCAAAGCACCGCCCACTCAAACCAAGGCAATCATCCTTGGTGAACACGGCGAGACCATGGTGCCAATCTGGAGCAGTGCCACGATTGCTGGCCTGCCTCTTGATAAGTACCCAGGTTGGAATCCAAGCCTTGCTGGCCAACTGTTTACACGAACTCGCGGAAGCGGTGCCGAAGTCATCAAGCGAAAAGGCGGAGCTGGTTTCGCAGTCGGCGTTGCGATTCGTGACTGCGTGAATGCCATCATTTTGGATACACAATCGGTGTTACCAATTAGTAGTATTCAAAATGGTTGCTATGGCATTCGTGATGTTGCATTAAGCGTACCAACGGTACTAGGACGAACTGGTGTCCAAGCCACTATGGAGATCGACTTGTGGCCTAAGGAAGTTCAAGGATTGCGTCAAAGTGGCGCAGCCCTTCGAAAGACCCTGGATACGGTAATGCAACGAGTGCGTTAA